One genomic region from Flagellimonas oceani encodes:
- a CDS encoding VWA domain-containing protein, producing MKHMNYFLGSAFLLFMTGTSYGCNLNAHTKSKTTLVTQSTTEKPSEQYVKIALLLDTSNSMDGLINQAKAQLWDIVNEFTHAKCGTNVRPSLQIALYEYGNDNLSPREGYIRQVLGFSNDLDEISEKLFSLTTNGGEEYCGQVIHTSLKQLDWGKNSDDLKMIFIAGNEPFTQGKLDYKDATTNAKEKDIIVNTIFCGNYEQGISTMWKSGATLTGGEYMAIDHNRQVVHINTPYDDVIIKLNSKLNGTYISYGAIGRQKKELQYAQDANAAELEEVVAVKRAVSKSSRLYKNSTWDLVDAAEDDESLIAELPQKDLPEELRGKSESEIKAYVKQKKAEREEIQKQIQELNAKREVYIAEHQKEETGELENAMLSAIKAQASKKNYTWDKK from the coding sequence ATGAAACATATGAATTACTTTTTAGGCTCTGCTTTTCTGCTATTTATGACAGGTACAAGTTATGGCTGCAACCTTAATGCGCACACGAAATCGAAAACAACTTTGGTCACACAGTCCACAACCGAAAAACCATCGGAGCAGTACGTTAAAATTGCGCTGCTCTTGGATACGAGCAACAGTATGGACGGGCTCATCAATCAGGCAAAGGCACAATTGTGGGACATTGTCAACGAGTTTACCCATGCCAAATGTGGCACCAATGTGCGACCATCCCTTCAAATTGCTCTTTATGAATATGGAAACGACAATCTTTCTCCCCGAGAAGGTTATATACGCCAGGTATTGGGTTTCAGTAATGATCTGGACGAGATTTCGGAGAAATTGTTCTCGCTGACCACAAATGGCGGTGAAGAATATTGCGGACAGGTCATCCATACTTCATTGAAACAATTGGATTGGGGAAAAAATTCCGACGACCTTAAAATGATATTTATCGCGGGCAATGAACCTTTTACCCAAGGAAAACTGGATTACAAGGATGCCACCACCAATGCCAAGGAGAAGGACATTATTGTAAATACGATTTTTTGTGGCAATTACGAGCAAGGTATTTCCACCATGTGGAAGAGCGGCGCCACACTTACCGGCGGCGAATACATGGCCATTGACCATAATAGACAGGTCGTTCATATTAACACACCCTATGATGACGTCATCATCAAATTGAACTCCAAATTGAACGGTACCTATATTTCCTATGGTGCAATCGGTAGACAAAAAAAGGAGCTTCAATATGCACAAGATGCCAATGCTGCCGAACTGGAAGAGGTGGTCGCCGTTAAAAGAGCGGTAAGCAAAAGCTCAAGGTTGTACAAAAACTCAACATGGGACCTTGTAGATGCCGCTGAAGACGATGAATCCTTGATCGCCGAGCTGCCCCAAAAAGACCTTCCCGAAGAACTCCGAGGAAAATCCGAAAGTGAAATCAAGGCTTATGTAAAGCAAAAGAAAGCGGAACGGGAAGAAATCCAAAAACAGATACAGGAACTCAATGCCAAACGTGAGGTTTACATTGCCGAGCATCAAAAGGAAGAAACCGGAGAGTTGGAGAATGCCATGCTATCCGCCATAAAGGCCCAAGCCTCCAAGAAAAACTATACTTGGGACAAGAAATAA